The Medicago truncatula cultivar Jemalong A17 chromosome 4, MtrunA17r5.0-ANR, whole genome shotgun sequence genome includes a region encoding these proteins:
- the LOC11425713 gene encoding F-box/kelch-repeat protein At3g06240, with the protein MTEILSLLPVKPLMQFRCVNKFYNTLVFDPHFIQMHLKNFARNPNLMVIARQYNFNSVDDGVVNLPISLLLKNSLTTIYYDPYYRLTNENGSYHWRVIGSCNGLICLYHGSRLCLWNPATRTKSEFVLASQECFVFSFGYDSLNGNNKLVAFNITVKSGNARSVVKVLSLKDNYWRNIQCFPVLPLYKFVRTQNGVYFSSTTINWALQDYFGLDYYHLNYSSITPEKYVILSLDLSTETYTQLLLPRGFIRCHVISQSLRF; encoded by the coding sequence ATGACGGAAATACTATCTCTTTTGCCCGTGAAACCTCTCATGCAATTCAGGTGCGTCAACAAGTTTTACAACACTCTCGTCTTTGATCCCCATTTCATTCAAATGCATCTCAAGAATTTCGCACGTAACCCTAACCTCATGGTAATTGCACGACAATATAATTTCAATAGTGTTGATGACGGTGTTGTAAACTTGCCAATTTCTCTTTTACTCAAGAATTCATTGACCACCATTTACTACGATCCTTACTATCGATTGACCAACGAAAATGGCTCCTATCATTGGCGGGTTATAGGTTCATGTAATGGATTGATATGCTTGTATCATGGTTCACGGCTATGTTTGTGGAACCCAGCCACTAGAACTAAATCTGAATTTGTTTTAGCCTCTCAAGAATGTTTTGTGTTCTCTTTTGGTTATGATAGCTTGAATGGAAATAATAAGCTGGTAGCCTTTAATATAACCGTAAAGAGTGGTAATGCAAGAAGCGTGGTGAAAGTTTTGAGTCTAAAGGATAATTATTGGAGAAATATTCAATGTTTTCCTGTGCTTCCACTTTACAAGTTTGTTCGTACTCAAAATGGTGTGTATTTTAGTAGTACTACTATTAACTGGGCCCTTCAGGATTACTTTGGTTTAGattattatcatttaaattATAGTAGTATTACTCCCGAGAAGTATGTGATTCTTTCACTTGATCTCTCAACTGAGACATACACTCAATTGTTGCTACCTCGAGGTTTTATAAGGTGTCACGTCATCAGCCAAAGCCTGCGGTTTTGA